In Gemmatimonadota bacterium, the following are encoded in one genomic region:
- a CDS encoding fibronectin type III domain-containing protein: protein MNRVSHLARRLLWFCPLLVAACDTVAVAPLPVGRVEISPRSVDVAIGGSVQLSASAVGEDGNPLPGVAISWRSSDADVALVDSQGRVTGLEEGLAAITATVAGVTASAAINVRERGQLLLSDSLVTLRADVGGAGPAPATVRINGTGGSLSGLTAQVVYDAGDPIGWLTPSLVSTATPATLELDVDPGALGLGRYGAEVRITSPLATESVAVRVEFSVTTSTPSVRVDPDSVRLTNADRATVDVGNGGGGTLTDLVTTVRYGGGSPGWLRATLSGSTAPVTLTVESLTGSLVAGSYTAEVEIASRVAGVPSAVLAVRLDVGAAPPRLVVAPASVSIQGSVGGTLPLRTVQVTNGGAGTVTGLGKAVSYAPGEPTGWLIATLDRSSTPASLSLLVGTAGLTAGTYSASVEVNGNSVDPVFVPVRLTLDPAAPTAPAAPTDLTATVSGSAVDLSWVDNAGNESGFEVERRTSGGGSFARIGTPSANATTFTDTGAQAGSSYEYRVRACNSGGCSAYSNVASASVPAAVPATPGNMTARATGSSEIEVTWSDVSGETGYELEQKGPKGGWQSAAQLGAGVTTFTATGLSAGETYEYRVRACNASGCSAWAETKATTPPPQSPPANPSGLRFVSISRSHIDLEWNDNSNNETRFEIEEGSIFSAWVKIGEVGTDETTFRDTNVRRGSLLYYRVRACNAAGCSGASPAIVTLVP from the coding sequence GTGAACCGCGTCTCGCATCTCGCGCGGCGGCTGCTTTGGTTCTGCCCCCTCCTCGTCGCCGCCTGTGACACCGTCGCAGTCGCGCCGCTGCCCGTGGGCCGCGTGGAGATCAGCCCCCGGAGTGTGGACGTCGCGATCGGTGGCAGCGTGCAGCTGAGCGCGTCGGCGGTCGGCGAGGATGGCAATCCGCTGCCGGGCGTGGCCATCTCCTGGCGGAGCAGCGACGCGGACGTGGCGCTGGTGGATTCGCAGGGACGCGTCACCGGCCTCGAAGAGGGACTGGCTGCCATCACGGCCACGGTCGCGGGGGTCACGGCGTCCGCCGCGATCAACGTGCGCGAGCGCGGTCAGCTGCTGCTGTCCGACTCCCTCGTGACCTTGCGGGCAGACGTGGGCGGCGCCGGACCGGCGCCCGCGACCGTACGGATCAACGGCACCGGCGGGAGCCTCTCCGGGCTGACCGCACAGGTCGTCTACGACGCGGGCGACCCCATCGGTTGGCTCACGCCCTCCCTCGTCTCCACCGCCACGCCGGCCACGCTCGAGCTGGACGTGGACCCCGGGGCTCTGGGGTTGGGGCGGTACGGCGCCGAGGTGCGCATCACGTCACCGCTCGCCACGGAATCGGTGGCCGTGCGTGTGGAGTTCTCCGTCACCACCTCCACACCGTCCGTCCGGGTCGATCCGGACTCCGTGCGCCTCACCAACGCGGACCGCGCCACCGTGGACGTGGGGAACGGAGGCGGAGGCACGCTCACAGACCTCGTGACCACCGTGCGCTATGGCGGAGGGAGCCCGGGATGGCTCCGGGCTACGCTGTCGGGATCGACCGCACCCGTGACGCTCACGGTCGAGTCCCTGACGGGCTCGCTCGTGGCGGGCTCCTACACGGCCGAGGTGGAGATCGCATCCCGCGTGGCGGGTGTGCCGTCCGCGGTGCTCGCGGTGCGCCTGGACGTCGGCGCGGCTCCACCCAGGCTGGTCGTGGCGCCCGCGAGCGTCTCCATCCAGGGGAGCGTCGGCGGTACGCTCCCGCTCCGCACGGTCCAGGTCACCAACGGCGGGGCGGGCACGGTGACGGGGCTCGGCAAGGCCGTCAGCTACGCACCCGGAGAGCCTACCGGGTGGCTGATCGCCACGTTGGACCGTTCCAGCACCCCGGCTTCGCTGTCGCTGCTCGTGGGCACGGCGGGGCTGACGGCCGGTACGTACTCCGCTTCGGTGGAAGTCAACGGCAACTCGGTGGATCCGGTCTTCGTGCCGGTGCGGCTCACGCTCGATCCCGCCGCGCCCACCGCGCCGGCGGCTCCGACCGACCTCACCGCCACCGTGTCCGGCAGCGCGGTGGACCTGAGCTGGGTGGACAATGCCGGCAACGAGTCCGGCTTCGAGGTCGAGCGCCGCACGAGCGGCGGGGGATCCTTCGCCCGCATCGGCACGCCGTCCGCCAATGCCACCACCTTCACCGACACCGGCGCCCAGGCCGGCTCCTCCTACGAGTACCGGGTCCGTGCCTGCAACAGCGGCGGCTGCTCGGCATACAGCAACGTGGCCTCGGCGTCCGTCCCCGCGGCGGTGCCGGCCACGCCGGGCAACATGACGGCCCGAGCGACCGGATCGTCCGAGATCGAGGTGACCTGGAGCGACGTGTCCGGCGAGACCGGCTACGAGCTGGAGCAGAAGGGCCCCAAGGGCGGTTGGCAATCGGCCGCTCAGCTCGGGGCCGGCGTCACGACCTTCACGGCCACGGGCCTGAGCGCTGGCGAGACCTACGAGTACCGCGTGCGCGCCTGCAACGCGTCCGGGTGCTCGGCCTGGGCCGAGACCAAGGCCACGACGCCGCCGCCACAATCGCCTCCCGCCAACCCGTCGGGGTTGCGGTTCGTGTCCATCTCGCGAAGCCACATCGACCTCGAGTGGAACGACAACAGCAACAACGAGACGCGCTTCGAGATCGAGGAGGGGAGCATCTTCTCGGCATGGGTGAAGATCGGCGAGGTGGGCACCGACGAGACCACCTTCCGCGACACCAACGTCCGGCGCGGGTCGCTCCTCTACTACCGGGTGCGCGCCTGCAATGCGGCAGGCTGCTCCGGCGCCTCCCCCGCGATCGTCACCCTCGTGCCCTGA
- a CDS encoding DUF4097 family beta strand repeat-containing protein — translation MTVGLLAMLAVAQDTDTTFAAAGARHIEVSNAAGTVQVRTWDRDAVRVRAAHSRRTEIEIRRREDTWRLSTDRGITAGIADYELTVPRGFGVTVDGMYFTLDVEGVGGPVEAQSIEGAMRVVGARGVVELHAINGRITLEDTEGTIKLGGAAERMDLRDVGGEVTIESIGGDVQMTEMSASKVDVSSVGGDIRYSGALADAGEYVFTSHGGSVTVAVPEGTNADVWAASVMGEIDIGMTGVDERAERGRRQFTLGRGGADLEIETFGGRITIRPLGEGGR, via the coding sequence ATGACTGTGGGGCTCCTGGCCATGCTGGCCGTGGCCCAGGACACCGACACCACCTTCGCGGCTGCGGGCGCGCGACACATCGAAGTGTCGAACGCGGCCGGAACCGTGCAGGTGCGCACGTGGGACCGGGATGCGGTGCGGGTGCGTGCCGCGCACTCGCGGCGCACGGAGATCGAGATCCGCCGCCGGGAGGACACCTGGCGCCTCTCCACGGATCGGGGAATCACGGCCGGTATCGCGGATTACGAGCTGACGGTCCCGCGTGGCTTCGGGGTCACCGTGGACGGGATGTACTTCACGCTGGACGTGGAGGGCGTCGGAGGTCCGGTGGAGGCCCAGTCCATCGAGGGCGCCATGCGCGTCGTGGGGGCCAGGGGCGTCGTGGAGCTCCACGCCATCAACGGCCGCATCACGCTCGAGGACACGGAGGGGACGATCAAGCTCGGGGGGGCGGCCGAGCGGATGGATCTCCGCGATGTCGGTGGGGAAGTGACCATCGAGTCGATCGGCGGGGACGTGCAGATGACGGAGATGAGCGCGTCGAAGGTGGACGTCAGCTCCGTCGGAGGGGATATACGCTACAGCGGGGCGCTGGCAGACGCGGGCGAGTACGTCTTCACGTCCCATGGCGGGAGCGTCACGGTGGCGGTGCCGGAGGGCACGAACGCCGATGTCTGGGCCGCGAGTGTGATGGGCGAGATCGACATCGGCATGACCGGGGTCGACGAGCGGGCCGAGCGCGGGCGACGGCAATTCACCTTGGGGCGTGGCGGCGCCGATCTCGAGATCGAGACGTTCGGTGGGCGCATCACGATCCGGCCATTGGGGGAGGGAGGACGATGA